In Dermatophilus congolensis, a genomic segment contains:
- a CDS encoding MinD/ParA family ATP-binding protein, with protein sequence MPSESSISPDQHIDAHMLRPAPPVPRTGWRGVAYRVTDGRWNPGVSSAEQRRRAREAQIGAALNGKHVTAYFCLKGGISKTSTTAAVATALANLRPDPVLAIDANPDAGDLSERLVGKKLSGITELARNIESVHSVEDLARFTVSAGRLVVLPGEPNPVLGDSLSSQDFERILGTVQRFYSNVHVDCGTGVTHPLMSGILRHATTVVIPAAWSVTGARRAMESIQWLRDSGFVHLADNCVVVLTSKDIVSSHVDKKSVQRHLAARSELIVVPADPHMADGGQIDWEHLKPKTREAFLNIAEAVSRRFATQQSNDHAASTGSDLVLQS encoded by the coding sequence ATGCCTTCGGAATCATCTATTTCGCCGGATCAGCACATCGACGCTCATATGTTGCGTCCTGCTCCTCCTGTGCCTCGCACGGGATGGAGGGGGGTTGCTTACCGGGTGACTGATGGGCGCTGGAATCCGGGGGTTTCGAGTGCCGAGCAGCGTCGCCGTGCTCGGGAGGCGCAGATCGGTGCGGCGTTAAATGGCAAGCATGTGACGGCGTACTTCTGCTTGAAGGGTGGGATTTCGAAGACGTCGACGACGGCTGCGGTGGCGACTGCGTTGGCGAATTTGCGCCCGGACCCGGTGTTGGCGATCGATGCCAATCCCGATGCCGGTGATCTTTCGGAACGTCTTGTTGGTAAGAAATTATCGGGCATTACGGAATTGGCGCGCAACATCGAGAGTGTGCACTCGGTGGAGGATTTGGCGCGGTTCACGGTGTCGGCTGGGCGGTTGGTGGTGTTGCCTGGTGAGCCGAACCCTGTGTTGGGTGATTCGTTGTCGTCGCAGGATTTTGAGCGGATCTTGGGGACGGTGCAGCGGTTTTATTCGAATGTGCACGTGGATTGCGGCACGGGGGTGACGCATCCGTTGATGAGTGGGATTTTGCGGCATGCGACGACGGTGGTGATTCCGGCTGCGTGGTCGGTGACGGGTGCACGGCGTGCGATGGAGTCGATTCAGTGGTTGCGTGACAGTGGGTTTGTGCATCTGGCTGACAACTGTGTGGTGGTGTTGACGTCGAAGGACATCGTGTCTTCGCACGTGGATAAGAAGTCGGTGCAGCGTCATTTGGCTGCTCGTTCGGAACTGATCGTGGTGCCCGCAGATCCGCATATGGCTGATGGCGGGCAGATCGATTGGGAGCATTTGAAGCCCAAAACGCGTGAGGCGTTTTTAAATATTGCTGAAGCGGTGTCGCGGCGATTCGCGACACAGCAAAGCAATGACCACGCAGCGTCCACAGGTTCGGATCTGGTGCTGCAGTCATGA
- a CDS encoding MFS transporter, which yields MTTAAKSAMFARFWAAQTISQFGQRFGLFALPIVAINLFSASPAQVGYLTASLTVCYLVVGLPAGAWVDRWNKRRTMICSAWVRAAVLALVPLLWIAGALELHWLYLIGIAVGIASVFFDVAYQSVVPFLVARQDIEAANARLEGSTQVAAAGGPAIAGSLVPVVGAPLLIAIDALAYLVCGLLLHSVADREPSRSSAASTTIAQDVRAGLSFVATHPVLRRLVATTGASNFFSTIVMTLTPILVLRELNLSATVMGIVLGVGTIGGIAGVVILSVLCKRLRSGATMALGLCLAVASTGLFPLAGWIGAGRPAGAIALLTVGQVGMTLGAVLFNITQVSTRQRVCPPRLLGRMTSSIRFVVWGSMPAAALVAGWLGSGLGVIPAMWVGLAGSCLTVLPILGMDRLLQEHTTEPSRGE from the coding sequence GTGACTACGGCAGCGAAGTCTGCGATGTTCGCTCGGTTCTGGGCAGCACAAACAATCTCTCAGTTCGGGCAGCGTTTTGGGTTGTTTGCCCTCCCGATTGTCGCGATCAACTTGTTTAGTGCGAGCCCAGCACAAGTTGGGTACCTGACTGCCTCACTGACAGTGTGCTACCTCGTTGTAGGGCTACCCGCCGGCGCCTGGGTCGACCGCTGGAATAAGCGACGCACCATGATTTGCTCTGCATGGGTGCGCGCTGCCGTCTTGGCTTTAGTTCCGCTGCTGTGGATCGCAGGAGCGCTGGAACTGCACTGGCTCTATCTCATCGGCATCGCCGTAGGGATCGCTTCAGTGTTCTTTGACGTCGCCTACCAGTCTGTAGTGCCTTTCCTCGTTGCACGCCAAGACATCGAGGCAGCTAACGCGCGCCTGGAAGGATCAACGCAGGTGGCAGCAGCAGGTGGGCCAGCGATTGCGGGATCCTTGGTGCCCGTGGTTGGTGCGCCCCTACTTATCGCTATCGACGCCCTCGCATACCTGGTATGCGGATTGCTTCTCCACTCAGTCGCCGACCGTGAACCCTCCAGAAGCTCAGCTGCCTCGACCACGATCGCTCAGGATGTGCGCGCAGGACTTTCTTTCGTCGCTACGCACCCTGTGCTGCGGCGTTTGGTGGCTACCACCGGGGCGTCAAACTTTTTCTCCACCATCGTCATGACGCTCACGCCCATCCTCGTTCTGCGTGAACTCAACCTCAGCGCGACGGTTATGGGGATTGTTCTTGGCGTTGGAACCATCGGCGGGATCGCGGGAGTAGTCATTCTCTCGGTGCTGTGCAAGCGGCTCCGCTCTGGCGCAACGATGGCGCTAGGGCTGTGTCTTGCCGTCGCTTCGACGGGGTTGTTTCCGCTCGCTGGGTGGATCGGTGCGGGCAGGCCAGCTGGTGCTATCGCCCTGCTCACGGTGGGGCAAGTTGGAATGACATTAGGCGCGGTGCTGTTCAACATCACCCAAGTAAGTACTCGCCAGAGAGTTTGCCCTCCACGGCTTCTAGGGCGAATGACGTCCTCCATCCGGTTCGTTGTATGGGGGAGTATGCCTGCCGCAGCGCTCGTCGCTGGCTGGCTCGGGTCAGGTTTGGGTGTTATCCCGGCCATGTGGGTAGGGCTTGCGGGTTCGTGCCTGACAGTTCTGCCGATCCTCGGCATGGACCGGCTCCTGCAAGAACACACAACAGAACCATCAAGAGGCGAGTAA
- a CDS encoding TrkH family potassium uptake protein: MPSHTRTPPHKSPTATTPARKLRLRPGQAVVAGFAAAIAVGTALLMLPIATTGPGSATFVEALFTATSAVCVTGLTVVDTATYWTPLGQVIIIALIQVGGLGIMTVASLLVALLSHRFALTAALNAAEETKALGPGQALAVVRRVVLYSLAIETITALALTGRFILHYHQTPGLALWHGTFHAISAFNNAGFALWTDNLMHFVADLWICLPIAAAIIIGGIGFPVLFELRHTWNTPNRWTIHTRIALYATAAFLIIGWIAICTLEWTNPHTMGPLDTKGKLLSGFFQSVMPRTAGFNSLDYSTMHSQTWLVTDMLMFVGGSSAGTAGGIKVTTFSVLAFVILAEVRGEPSVRVYNRRLGHGIQRAAITVVLLSALLVITATTVFIICTEYSLDRSLFEVISAFATVGLTTGITPTLPTPERLILVALMFIGRLGPTTFASALALQHRRRVYELPEERPIIG; the protein is encoded by the coding sequence GTGCCCTCACACACACGCACACCCCCGCACAAATCCCCGACAGCTACCACCCCTGCCCGCAAGCTACGGCTGCGGCCAGGACAAGCCGTCGTCGCCGGATTCGCCGCAGCCATCGCCGTCGGCACCGCCCTGCTCATGCTGCCCATCGCCACAACCGGCCCCGGCAGCGCCACTTTTGTTGAAGCACTCTTCACCGCAACCTCAGCCGTCTGTGTCACCGGCCTGACCGTCGTAGACACCGCCACCTACTGGACACCCCTGGGCCAAGTCATCATCATCGCACTCATCCAAGTAGGCGGCCTGGGCATCATGACCGTCGCATCCCTACTCGTTGCGCTGCTCTCCCACCGCTTCGCCCTCACCGCCGCACTCAACGCCGCCGAAGAAACCAAAGCGCTCGGCCCCGGCCAAGCACTCGCCGTGGTCCGCCGCGTCGTCCTCTACTCCCTAGCAATCGAAACCATCACTGCCCTAGCCCTGACCGGACGATTCATCCTCCACTACCACCAAACCCCCGGACTAGCCCTCTGGCACGGCACCTTCCACGCCATCTCCGCGTTCAACAACGCCGGATTCGCGCTGTGGACCGACAACCTCATGCACTTCGTCGCCGACCTATGGATCTGTCTACCCATCGCCGCAGCCATCATCATCGGCGGCATCGGCTTCCCTGTCCTATTCGAACTGCGCCACACCTGGAACACCCCCAACCGGTGGACCATCCACACCCGCATCGCCCTATACGCCACCGCAGCGTTCCTCATCATCGGCTGGATCGCCATCTGCACCCTCGAATGGACCAACCCCCACACCATGGGCCCCCTCGACACCAAAGGAAAGCTCCTCAGCGGATTCTTCCAATCCGTCATGCCCCGAACCGCCGGATTCAACAGCCTCGACTACAGCACCATGCACTCCCAAACATGGCTCGTCACCGACATGCTCATGTTCGTCGGCGGCTCCAGCGCAGGCACCGCAGGCGGCATCAAAGTCACCACCTTCTCCGTCCTGGCTTTCGTCATCCTCGCCGAAGTCCGTGGAGAACCCTCCGTACGCGTCTACAACCGCCGCCTCGGGCACGGCATCCAACGAGCCGCCATCACTGTGGTCCTCCTTTCGGCTCTCCTGGTCATCACCGCCACCACCGTCTTCATCATCTGCACCGAATACAGCCTCGACCGCTCACTCTTCGAAGTCATATCCGCATTCGCCACCGTCGGCCTGACCACCGGCATCACCCCCACCCTGCCCACACCAGAACGCCTCATCCTCGTAGCACTCATGTTCATCGGACGGCTCGGCCCCACCACCTTCGCCTCCGCCCTAGCGCTACAGCACCGCCGCCGCGTCTACGAACTCCCCGAAGAACGGCCCATCATCGGATAA
- a CDS encoding low molecular weight protein-tyrosine-phosphatase, translating to MTEVCRVMTVCWGNICRSPMAEFMVRAAVDSQGLGDVVEVSSCGVSAEEVGNGMDRRAVAALRRHGVADSGFAGHRARQFEVGWFGEVDLLLPADYRHERMLRSLAGGDDEAGKVRMIREFDPAAVASGDVGMADPWYGGDEDFDVTFAQIAGALPGIVGFVRDWVESR from the coding sequence ATGACTGAGGTGTGTCGTGTGATGACGGTGTGTTGGGGCAACATTTGTCGTTCTCCGATGGCGGAGTTCATGGTGCGTGCTGCTGTGGACAGCCAGGGGTTGGGGGATGTGGTGGAGGTGTCTTCGTGTGGGGTTTCAGCTGAGGAGGTGGGTAATGGGATGGATCGGCGTGCGGTGGCGGCGTTACGGCGTCATGGGGTTGCGGATTCGGGTTTTGCTGGGCATCGGGCGAGGCAGTTTGAGGTGGGGTGGTTTGGTGAGGTGGATTTGCTGTTGCCTGCGGATTATCGGCATGAGCGCATGTTGCGTTCGTTGGCTGGTGGGGATGACGAGGCTGGGAAGGTCCGGATGATTCGTGAGTTTGATCCGGCTGCGGTGGCTTCGGGTGATGTTGGTATGGCTGATCCGTGGTACGGCGGTGATGAGGATTTTGATGTGACGTTTGCGCAGATTGCGGGGGCGTTGCCGGGGATTGTTGGGTTTGTGCGGGACTGGGTAGAGAGCAGGTAG
- a CDS encoding multifunctional oxoglutarate decarboxylase/oxoglutarate dehydrogenase thiamine pyrophosphate-binding subunit/dihydrolipoyllysine-residue succinyltransferase subunit — translation MSQQPPNDSPSTSFGANSWLVDEMYEQYKADKNSVDSSWWPLFQERDAQATPTPPATPHDIGTSSPPRANHTDTTPTTTPASPARQAIGKGSAPLSGTRTNYDVSRRREATHSPAANATVMSSAEPAPDRGIRHQPMPAQMPTPRDTPAVRPTNSDAQDTTKALKGPAARIVKNMDASIHVPTATSFRQLPAKALIENRTAINAHLTRNRGGKVSFTHIIGYAIVRALQSMPDMNYNFTEIDGKPHVVHPAHVNFGLAVDLPKPDGTRSLIVPNIKAAEQLDFFGFWRAYEDLVTKARNNKLTVDDFAGTTVSLTNPGGIGTFQSVPRLMPGQGTIIGVGSMDYPAEWQGASPETLARHGVSKIMTISSTYDHRIIQGAASGEFLRTVHQLLLGANNFYDDIFESLRIPYEPIRWSIDHYAGHEDDLSKTVRVQQLIHAYRVRGHLLADLDPLEYRQRIHPDLQLTNHNLTIWDLDRKFATGGFGGKPAMTLREILAVCQDSYCRTIGAEYMHIQDPEERAWMQNKIEVPREKTPREEQMRILRRLNSAEAFETFLQTKYVGQKRFSLEGAESAIVLLDQILLESAREGMDEVCIGMPHRGRLNVLANIAGKSYGQIFSEFDGTRAPGNAQGSGDVKYHLGTEGTFTAETGEQTKVYLAANPSHLEAVNPVLEGIVRAKQDRLDKHGEAFTVLPILMHGDAAFAGQGVVMETLQLSQLRGYRTGGTIHVIVNNQVGFTTAPSSSRSSVYSSDLARCIQAPIFHVNGDDPEAVVRVATLAYEFRQKFATDVVIDLVCYRRRGHNEGDDPSMTQPIMYNLIEAKRSSRKLYTEALIGRGDITEEDADAALKDYQSRLEQVFLETREAAKHPEQQGTLEMPSAQVEDERAPLRHISTAIDKDLLERLGDAWVNIPDGFTVHKKLMKVLENRQKMTREGNIDWAMGELLAFGSLLTEGTPVRVTGQDTRRGTFTQRHAVLIDRNTAEEWTPLLYLGNQARLWTYDSMLSEFACMGFEYGYSVERPDALVCWEGQFGDFANGAQTIIDEFISSSEQKWNQRSSVVLLLPHGYEGQGPDHSSARIERYLQLCAQDNMTVAHPSTPASYFHLLRAQAYTRPRKPLIVATPKQLLRRKEAVSSIEEFTTGSFQPVLTDSTDISNNNIDRVIVCSGRVYYDLAAEREKRNDTNTAIIRLERLYPLATEEMKNELAKYPNAEIVWVQDEPLNQGAWSFLALNLVPELAENGETRTWKRVTRPASAAPSTGSAKIHAAEQEKLIHLAFKR, via the coding sequence GTGTCCCAGCAGCCGCCCAACGACTCACCGTCGACCTCGTTCGGAGCCAACTCCTGGCTCGTGGACGAAATGTACGAGCAATACAAAGCCGACAAAAACTCAGTCGACAGCTCATGGTGGCCCCTCTTCCAAGAACGCGACGCCCAAGCAACCCCCACCCCCCCAGCCACACCCCACGACATCGGCACCAGCTCCCCGCCACGCGCCAACCACACCGACACCACCCCCACCACCACACCAGCCTCACCCGCCCGCCAAGCCATCGGGAAAGGCTCCGCACCCCTATCGGGCACACGCACCAACTACGACGTCTCCCGCCGCAGAGAAGCAACCCACTCACCAGCGGCCAACGCCACCGTCATGAGCTCGGCCGAACCCGCACCCGACCGCGGCATCCGCCACCAACCCATGCCCGCTCAAATGCCCACCCCGCGCGACACCCCCGCCGTGCGCCCCACCAACTCCGACGCACAAGACACCACCAAAGCCCTCAAAGGCCCCGCAGCTCGCATCGTCAAAAACATGGACGCCAGCATCCATGTCCCCACCGCGACCTCATTCCGACAGCTGCCCGCCAAAGCACTCATCGAAAACCGCACCGCAATCAACGCCCACCTCACCCGCAACCGCGGCGGCAAAGTTTCCTTCACCCACATCATCGGCTACGCCATCGTCCGGGCACTGCAATCCATGCCCGACATGAACTACAACTTCACCGAAATCGACGGAAAACCCCACGTCGTACACCCCGCACACGTCAACTTCGGTCTCGCCGTCGACCTACCCAAACCCGATGGCACCCGATCCCTCATCGTCCCCAACATCAAAGCCGCCGAACAACTCGACTTCTTCGGCTTCTGGCGCGCCTACGAAGACCTCGTCACCAAAGCACGCAACAACAAACTCACCGTCGACGACTTCGCCGGCACCACCGTCTCCCTCACCAACCCCGGCGGCATCGGCACCTTCCAATCAGTCCCCCGCCTCATGCCCGGCCAAGGCACCATCATCGGCGTCGGCTCCATGGACTACCCCGCCGAATGGCAAGGAGCCTCCCCCGAAACCCTGGCCCGCCACGGCGTCAGCAAAATCATGACCATCAGCAGCACCTACGACCACCGCATCATCCAAGGCGCTGCCTCCGGCGAATTCCTCCGCACCGTGCACCAACTCCTGCTCGGCGCCAACAACTTCTACGACGACATCTTCGAATCTCTACGGATCCCCTACGAACCCATCCGCTGGAGCATCGACCACTACGCCGGACACGAAGACGACCTATCCAAAACCGTCCGCGTCCAACAACTCATCCACGCCTACCGAGTCCGCGGACACCTCCTAGCCGACCTCGACCCCCTCGAATACCGGCAACGCATCCACCCCGACCTTCAACTAACCAACCACAACCTCACCATCTGGGACCTCGACCGCAAATTCGCCACCGGCGGCTTCGGCGGAAAACCCGCCATGACCCTGCGCGAAATCCTCGCCGTCTGCCAAGACTCCTACTGCCGCACCATCGGCGCCGAATACATGCACATCCAGGACCCCGAAGAACGCGCCTGGATGCAGAACAAAATCGAAGTCCCCCGCGAAAAAACACCCCGCGAAGAACAAATGCGCATCCTGCGCCGCCTCAACTCAGCCGAAGCATTCGAAACATTCCTCCAAACCAAATACGTCGGCCAAAAACGCTTCAGCCTCGAAGGCGCCGAATCAGCCATCGTGCTCCTAGACCAAATACTCCTAGAGTCCGCCCGCGAAGGCATGGACGAAGTCTGCATCGGCATGCCCCACCGCGGACGACTCAACGTCCTAGCCAACATTGCCGGCAAAAGCTACGGACAAATCTTCTCCGAATTCGACGGCACCCGCGCCCCCGGCAACGCCCAAGGCTCCGGTGACGTGAAATACCACCTCGGCACCGAAGGAACCTTCACCGCCGAAACCGGTGAACAAACCAAGGTCTACCTCGCCGCCAACCCCTCCCACCTCGAAGCCGTCAACCCCGTCCTCGAAGGAATCGTCCGAGCCAAACAAGACCGCCTAGACAAACACGGCGAAGCCTTCACCGTCCTGCCCATCCTCATGCACGGAGACGCCGCCTTCGCAGGACAAGGCGTCGTCATGGAAACACTGCAGCTATCCCAGTTACGCGGATACCGCACCGGCGGCACCATCCACGTCATCGTCAACAACCAAGTCGGATTCACCACCGCCCCCAGCTCCTCGCGCAGCTCCGTCTACTCCTCAGACCTGGCACGCTGCATCCAAGCCCCCATCTTCCACGTCAACGGCGACGACCCCGAAGCAGTCGTACGCGTGGCCACCCTCGCCTACGAATTCAGGCAAAAATTCGCCACCGACGTCGTCATAGACCTCGTCTGCTACCGCCGACGCGGACACAATGAAGGCGACGACCCCTCGATGACCCAACCCATCATGTACAACCTCATCGAGGCCAAACGCTCCTCCCGCAAGCTCTACACCGAAGCCCTCATCGGCCGCGGCGACATCACCGAAGAAGACGCCGACGCCGCCCTGAAGGACTACCAATCCCGCCTCGAGCAGGTTTTCCTCGAAACCCGGGAAGCGGCAAAACACCCAGAACAACAAGGCACACTCGAAATGCCCTCCGCGCAAGTTGAAGACGAACGCGCCCCCCTACGCCACATCAGCACCGCCATCGACAAAGACCTTCTCGAACGTCTCGGTGATGCCTGGGTCAACATCCCTGACGGATTCACCGTCCACAAAAAACTGATGAAGGTCCTCGAAAACCGGCAAAAGATGACCCGCGAGGGCAACATCGACTGGGCCATGGGCGAACTACTCGCCTTCGGGTCACTCCTCACCGAAGGCACTCCGGTACGTGTCACCGGACAAGACACCCGCCGAGGCACCTTCACCCAACGCCACGCCGTCCTCATCGACCGCAACACCGCCGAAGAGTGGACACCACTGCTCTACCTCGGCAACCAAGCCCGCCTATGGACCTACGACTCGATGCTCTCCGAATTCGCCTGCATGGGATTCGAATACGGATACTCCGTCGAACGCCCCGACGCGCTGGTTTGCTGGGAAGGACAATTCGGCGACTTCGCTAACGGTGCCCAAACCATCATCGATGAATTCATTTCCTCCTCCGAGCAGAAATGGAACCAACGCAGCTCCGTAGTTCTTCTCCTGCCCCACGGATACGAAGGACAAGGACCAGACCACAGCTCCGCCCGAATCGAGCGCTACCTACAACTCTGCGCCCAAGACAACATGACCGTCGCGCACCCCTCAACCCCAGCCTCCTACTTCCATCTCCTGCGCGCACAGGCATACACCCGCCCCCGAAAACCACTCATCGTGGCAACCCCCAAACAACTACTACGCCGCAAAGAAGCCGTCAGCTCCATCGAAGAATTCACCACCGGCAGCTTCCAACCCGTACTGACCGACAGCACCGACATCAGCAACAACAACATCGACCGCGTCATCGTCTGCTCCGGCCGCGTCTACTACGACCTTGCCGCCGAACGCGAAAAACGCAACGACACAAACACAGCAATCATCCGACTCGAACGCCTCTACCCCCTGGCAACCGAAGAGATGAAAAACGAGCTAGCGAAATACCCCAACGCCGAAATCGTGTGGGTCCAAGACGAACCACTCAACCAAGGCGCATGGTCCTTCCTCGCCCTCAACCTCGTCCCCGAGCTGGCAGAAAACGGCGAAACCCGCACCTGGAAACGTGTCACCCGCCCCGCCTCAGCTGCGCCCTCCACCGGCTCAGCCAAAATCCACGCAGCCGAACAGGAGAAACTCATCCACCTCGCTTTCAAACGCTAA
- a CDS encoding DUF6104 family protein, producing the protein MYFTDRGIEELENRRGDEMVSLEWVAEQLRTFTDLNPEFESALDRFATWLARVDDDED; encoded by the coding sequence GTGTACTTCACAGATCGTGGCATCGAAGAGCTGGAAAACCGGCGCGGCGATGAGATGGTGTCTCTGGAGTGGGTAGCCGAACAGCTACGGACCTTCACCGACCTGAACCCCGAATTCGAGTCGGCATTGGACCGGTTCGCAACCTGGCTCGCCCGGGTGGACGACGACGAGGATTGA
- a CDS encoding GDSL-type esterase/lipase family protein: MSNDDYGDDSLYTDGADMDIPTQFTPSADYVAHDGPRDVGIVFIGDSFVSGYGDPKGHGWVSRVIGRTQHPELDLTTYNLGIRGDSSADVLNRWRSEGMPRWKDRRERRLVLGVGIHDIDQGLTTARSRLNLANVLDDATARGISPFVVGPAPTLDEERNAKLEVIVEAQSDVCSRRSIPFVDCFYPLLEHDQWISELASSRDQIHPGQAGYGLLAWLVLHGDWATWLQIPQE; encoded by the coding sequence GTGAGCAACGACGACTACGGCGACGACAGCCTCTACACCGACGGGGCAGACATGGACATCCCCACCCAGTTCACTCCTAGCGCCGACTACGTCGCGCACGACGGCCCCAGAGACGTCGGCATCGTCTTTATCGGCGATTCTTTCGTCTCCGGATACGGCGACCCCAAAGGCCATGGATGGGTCTCGCGCGTGATCGGCCGAACCCAACACCCCGAACTCGATCTCACCACCTACAACCTCGGCATCCGCGGTGACTCTTCCGCAGACGTACTCAACAGGTGGCGATCCGAAGGCATGCCCCGGTGGAAAGACCGCCGCGAACGTCGCCTCGTTCTGGGCGTAGGCATTCACGACATCGACCAAGGCCTCACCACAGCCCGCTCCCGCCTCAACCTCGCCAACGTCCTCGACGACGCAACAGCACGAGGCATCAGCCCCTTCGTGGTCGGCCCCGCTCCCACCCTGGATGAAGAACGCAACGCCAAACTTGAAGTAATCGTCGAAGCACAATCCGACGTGTGCTCGCGCCGCTCCATTCCCTTCGTCGACTGCTTTTACCCGCTCCTAGAACACGACCAATGGATCTCAGAACTAGCCAGTTCCCGAGACCAGATCCACCCCGGACAAGCTGGCTACGGACTCCTAGCCTGGCTCGTTCTCCACGGAGACTGGGCCACCTGGCTCCAAATCCCCCAGGAATAA
- a CDS encoding DUF4097 family beta strand repeat-containing protein — protein MTTWRITSNTSRTIDDGRRRNLIINTGGGSITITGGTPGSTAILIEIANVRGPELTIIDDATTVSIGHLRNGTDWKQTIKDWVGVRGDVSVDLNITVPPGTDTSVRSLRAHTKISGLTGRLRVRGGTGSVRLDSLSGTIDIITATADIEGKRISGDIKTKTASGNLSLDSSAPASVRANTVSGLSDLCLTGRSLITINSGAGDVRMRLPQHQGYDLTAHSKTGHVMADGSTMINPLSEKRGGHRYDGDRSLAAKVKTVSGNIILTRGETPHHSTPGVIITGGQQPRGPVQDTLPGDRKNN, from the coding sequence ATGACCACCTGGCGCATCACCTCCAACACCAGCCGCACCATCGACGACGGACGCCGCCGAAACCTCATCATCAACACCGGTGGCGGCTCCATCACCATCACCGGAGGCACCCCCGGCTCCACCGCCATCCTCATCGAAATCGCCAACGTCCGCGGACCAGAACTGACCATCATCGACGACGCCACCACCGTCAGCATCGGCCACCTACGCAACGGCACCGACTGGAAACAAACCATCAAAGACTGGGTAGGCGTACGCGGCGACGTCAGCGTCGACCTGAATATCACCGTCCCCCCAGGCACAGACACATCCGTGCGATCCCTACGCGCCCACACCAAAATCAGCGGACTCACCGGACGACTACGCGTCCGCGGCGGCACCGGAAGCGTCCGTCTCGACTCCCTCAGCGGCACCATCGACATCATCACTGCCACCGCAGACATCGAAGGAAAACGCATCTCCGGAGACATCAAAACCAAAACCGCCTCAGGCAACCTCTCCCTGGACTCCTCAGCCCCAGCATCGGTGCGCGCCAACACTGTCTCAGGCCTGAGCGACCTATGCCTCACCGGCCGCTCCCTCATCACCATCAACTCCGGCGCCGGCGACGTACGCATGCGCCTACCCCAACACCAGGGCTACGACCTCACCGCCCACAGCAAAACCGGACACGTCATGGCCGACGGATCCACCATGATCAACCCACTCAGCGAAAAACGCGGCGGACACCGCTACGACGGAGACCGGTCTTTAGCTGCAAAGGTTAAAACCGTCTCCGGGAACATCATCCTCACCCGCGGAGAAACACCACACCACTCCACACCAGGGGTGATCATCACCGGCGGACAACAGCCCCGCGGACCCGTCCAAGACACCCTCCCCGGCGACCGGAAAAATAACTGA
- a CDS encoding PadR family transcriptional regulator: MASPVFGHGQLRLYLLAVLDEGGPMSGYDIIQVMERRFRGLYSPSAGTIYPRLAKLEDEGLLTRRDEGRKSIYTLTNAGREELDSRSEELEGLRAHVTSSSEQLTDELHRRMSEGAAHLTSLFGAAAAAWENQTRSATAQGSSRSPLADMTIEGIERLARDFRRGAAFTEHTTPPPPPPPTNPEPRNLTTDANHHTTKSANISSEQVNAIITILRETADRLEAVLEENPQRHKE, from the coding sequence ATGGCCTCACCAGTATTCGGCCACGGACAACTACGCCTCTACCTCCTAGCCGTCCTTGACGAGGGTGGCCCCATGTCCGGCTACGACATCATTCAAGTCATGGAACGGCGGTTCCGCGGGCTCTACTCCCCCAGCGCCGGAACGATCTACCCCCGCCTAGCCAAACTCGAAGACGAAGGACTTCTGACCCGTCGCGACGAAGGCCGCAAATCTATCTACACCCTCACCAATGCCGGACGTGAAGAACTCGACTCTCGATCCGAAGAGCTCGAAGGGCTGCGCGCACATGTCACCAGCTCATCAGAACAACTCACCGACGAACTGCATCGACGCATGAGCGAAGGCGCAGCGCACCTCACATCACTGTTCGGAGCGGCAGCCGCCGCATGGGAGAACCAAACCCGATCAGCCACCGCTCAAGGATCATCACGATCTCCGCTGGCGGATATGACCATAGAAGGAATTGAGCGACTAGCTCGCGACTTCCGTCGAGGTGCAGCCTTCACCGAACACACCACCCCACCTCCACCACCCCCACCCACCAACCCAGAACCCCGCAACCTCACAACAGATGCCAACCACCACACCACCAAATCCGCCAACATCTCGAGCGAGCAGGTGAACGCCATCATCACCATCCTGCGCGAAACGGCTGACCGCCTCGAAGCAGTGCTAGAAGAAAACCCTCAACGCCACAAAGAGTGA